From Medicago truncatula cultivar Jemalong A17 chromosome 7, MtrunA17r5.0-ANR, whole genome shotgun sequence, a single genomic window includes:
- the LOC11409927 gene encoding probable glutathione S-transferase, with amino-acid sequence MAAIDEEVQLLGSVGSPFVIRVQIALKLKGIEHKYVEEKLGNLSETLLKYNPVYRMVPVLVHNGNPISESRVIIEYIDEAWKQNPILPSDPYKRALDRFWSKFIDEKCTIAAWKSVFMPDEKEREKAREELFEALQFLENELKDKFFGGEEIGFVDIAALFIPLFQEVAEKQLFPGDKFPKLQKWSLDFYNHPVVKEVMPSKEQQFGYFKARAASLAAPSK; translated from the exons ATGGCTGCAATTGATGAAGAAGTTCAGCTTCTGGGTTCTGTGGGAAGTCCATTTGTGATAAGAGTTCAAATTGCTCTAAAATTGAAGGGAATTGAACACAAATATGTTGAAGAAAAATTGGGTAATTTGAGTGAAACACTTCTCAAATATAATCCAGTTTATAGGATGGTTCCTGTTCTTGTTCATAATGGGAATCCCATATCAGAATCTCGTGTGATTATTGAGTATATTGACGAGGCTTGGAAACAGAACCCTATCTTGCCTTCTGATCCTTACAAAAGAGCTTTGGATCGGTTTTGGTCAAAGTTCATTGATGAAAAG TGTACGATTGCTGCATGGAAATCTGTTTTTATGCCTGATGAGAAAGAGCGCGAGAAGGCTCGTGAAGAATTATTCGAGGCTCTGCAGTTTCTTGAGAATGAGCTGAAGGACAAGTTCTTTGGAGGAGAAGAAATAGGCTTTGTGGATATTGCTGCTCTCtttatccctttattccaagaAGTAGCAGAGAAACAATTGTTCCCTGGTGACAAATTTCCCAAGCTACAAAAATGGAGTCTAGACTTTTACAACCATCCAGTCGTCAAAGAAGTTATGCCTTCAAAAGAGCAACAATTTGGCTATTTCAAAGCTCGCGCTGCAAGCCTTGCTGCTCCATCAAAATAG
- the LOC11409419 gene encoding probable glutathione S-transferase: MATNQEHVKLLGATGSPFVCRVQIALKLKGIEYEFVEENLATKSEQLLKYNPVHKKVPVFVHNEKPISESLVILEYIDEVWKQNPILPSDPHQRALARFWSKFIDDKIVSTSFKSVFSLDEKEREKNIEEATEALHFLENELKDKYFGGEEFNFVDIAAVFVAFWVPLVQDITELQLFTAEKFPKLYNWSQEFLDHPVVKETLPPREPLFAFFKGRYESLLAASK; the protein is encoded by the exons ATGGCTACAAATCAGGAACATGTGAAGCTTTTGGGAGCTACAGGAAGCCCATTTGTGTGCAGGGTACAGATTGCTCTCAAGTTGAAgggaattgaatatgaatttgttgaagaaaatttaGCCACCAAGAGTGAACAACTTCTCAAATACAATCCAGTTCATAAGAAGGTTCCAGTTTTTGTTCACAATGAGAAACCTATATCAGAATCCCTTGTGATTCTTGAGTACATTGATGAGGTTTGGAAGCAAAACCCTATTTTGCCTTCTGATCCACACCAAAGAGCCTTGGCTCGATTTTGGTCAAAATTCATCGATGACAAG ATTGTGTCCACGTCATTTAAATCCGTTTTTTCGCTTGATGAGAAAGAGCGCGAGAAGAATATTGAAGAAGCAACCGAGGCTCTTCACTTTCTTGAGAATGAGCTGAAGGACAAGTACTTTGGAGGAGAAGAGTTTAACTTTGTCGATATTGCTGCTGTTTTCGTAGCATTTTGGGTCCCTCTAGTTCAAGACATAACCGAGCTGCAATTGTTCACAGCTGAAAAGTTCCCAAAGCTTTACAATTGGAGTCAAGAATTTCTTGACCATCCTGTTGTGAAGGAAACTCTTCCTCCTAGAGAGCCTCTTTTCGCCTTTTTTAAAGGTCGTTATGAGAGCCTTCTTGCGGCTTCAAAATAG
- the LOC11426305 gene encoding probable glutathione S-transferase produces MATNQEHVKLLGATGSPFVCRVQIALKLKGIEYEFLEENLATKSELLLKYNPVHKKVPVFVHNDKPISESLVILEYIDEVWKQNPILPTDPHQRALARFWSKFIDDKIVSASSKSVFTLDEKEREKNVEETTEALQFLQNELKGKYFGGEEFNFVDIAAVFVAFWIPLVQDIIGLQLFTAEKFPKLYNWSQEFLDHPVVKETIPPREPLFAFFKGRYESLLAASK; encoded by the exons ATGGCTACAAATCAGGAACATGTGAAACTTTTGGGAGCTACTGGAAGCCCATTTGTGTGCAGGGTACAGATTGCTCTAAAGTTGAAgggaattgaatatgaatttCTTGAAGAAAATTTGGCCACAAAGAGTGAACTTCTTCTTAAATATAATCCAGTTCATAAGAAGGTTCCAGTTTTTGTTCACAATGATAAGCCCATTTCAGAATCTCTTGTGATTCTTGAGTACATTGATGAGGTTTGGAAGCAAAACCCCATTTTGCCAACTGATCCACACCAAAGAGCCTTGGCTCGATTTTGGTCGAAATTCATCGATGACAAG ATTGTGTCCGCATCATCCAAATCCGTTTTTACACTTGATGAGAAAGAGCGCGAGAAGAATGTCGAAGAAACAACTGAGGCTCTTCAGTTTCTTCAGAATGAGCTGAAGGGTAAGTACTTTGGAGGAGAAGAGTTTAACTTTGTGGATATTGCTGCTGTTTTCGTAGCATTCTGGATCCCTCTAGTTCAAGACATAATAGGGTTGCAATTGTTCACAGCTGAAAAGTTTCCAAAGCTTTACAATTGGAGTCAAGAATTTCTTGACCATCCTGTTGTGAAGGAAACTATTCCTCCAAGAGAGCCTCTTTTCGCCTTTTTTAAAGGTCGCTATGAGAGCCTTCTTGCTGCTTCAAAATAG